The following is a genomic window from Microbispora sp. ZYX-F-249.
CTCCCTGTCCGCGCAGATCGTGCATCTGGAGGGCGCCCGGCTGCTGCTGCGAGCCGAGCGGTCCGAGGAGGCGCTCGACCGGGTCGAACGCGCCCGCGAGCTGGCCAAGAACGGCCTGGAGGAGGCCCGCAGGGCCGTCGCGGCGCTACGGGACGACGCCCCGCCGCTCCCCGCCGCGCTGGACGCGCTCGCGGAGGAGTTCCGGGAGGCCACGGGCAGGGAGTGCACGCTCGACATCCGTGGCCCGCGACGCCGCCTGCCCCCGGAGATCGAGCTCGCGATGATCCGTACCGCGCAGGAGGCCGTCACCAACGTGCGGCGGCACGCGCCCGGCTCCCCCGCCGCCGTACGGCTGGACTTCCGCGGCGGAGAGTGCGAGCTGGAGGTGGTCAACCCCCCGAGTGACACTCCGGGAACGCCGGGTGGAGGATACGGTCTCGTGGGCATGCGCGAACGGGCCGAGCTTCTCGGGGGCACCCTGGAGGCCGGCGAGGTGGAGGACGGTTTCCGGGTCAGGCTGCGGGTGCCGGCGTGACCGCCCGCGTGCTGGTGGTGGACGACCAGGCCGTCGTCCGCGACGGGCTCGTGCTGCTGCTCGGCCTGCTGCCGGAGATAGCGGTGGTGGGGTCGGCGGCCGACGGCGAGGCCGCGCTCCGCCTGGTCGCGGACGAACGGCCCGACGTGGTGCTCATGGACCTGCGCATGCCCCGCATGGACGGTGTGGAGGCCACCCGCAGGATCCGGGCCGGCTTCCCGGACACCCAGGTCGTGGTGCTCACGACGTACACCGACGACGAGTCGGTCTTCGCCGCGCTGCGGGCCGGGGCGCGCGGCTTCCTCACCAAGAGCGCGGACGCCGAGGAGATCGCCCGCGCCGTCACCACGGTGATGAACGGCGACGCCCAGCTCGACCCCGGCGTGCAGCGCCGTCTCCTGAACACCGTCACCGCCCCGCCCCCGGAACCGCCCGGACCGGCCGCCGCACCGGCTCCCCCGCCGCCGGACGGGCTGACGCCGCGCGAGGCGGAGGTTCTGCGGCTCATCGCCCGTGGCCTGTCGAACGCCGAGATCGCCGCCGGTCTGTTCATCAGCGAGGCCACGGTCAAGACGCACATCAACAACCTCTTCGCCAAGGCCCGTCTCCGGGACCGGGCCCAGGCGGTCGCGTACGCCTACCGGACCGGCCTGGCCGACCCCCGCGAGGGCTGATCGAGCCGGCGGGCCACCCGGGCGGCGGCGTAGCCGAGGGAGTTCGTCGCGAGGTGGAGCAGCGCGGGCGCGAGCAGCCCGGCGCGGTGGCGCAGCCCGTGGAACACGAGCCCGGCGAGCGCGGTGGACACCACCGTCCCCGCCACCAGCCGTCCCGTCTCCGCCCGGCCGTCCCGCCGCCCGTCCGCCGGGCCGGGTTCCGAAGAGGCCCCGGGTGCCGGGCCGGACCCCGAAGAGGCCCCGTCCGGGGCCTCCCCGGTGGCCAGGCGGCCGAGGGCGGGATTGGCCCGGGCCATGTCCATCGCGGGCAGCACGTGCCACAGCCCGAACAGCGCGGCCGAGGCGGCGACCGCCGTGCCGGCCGGGAGCGAGCGGCCGAGCACGGCGGGCAGCACCCCGCGGAAGCCCGCCTCCTCCAGCAGCACGGTCCCGAACGGCACCTGCACCAGGGCCTCCTCCAGCACCCGGCGGCGCGACAGCGCCAGCGCGCGCTCGTCCCGGAACAGCGCGCGGGTGCCGGGCAGCGCCACGCCGGCCGCGTAGACGGCGGCGACGCCCGCGGCGAGCGCGCCCCCGGTCACGGCGCCCGCGCGGGCGTCCCGGAAGCCCAGCTCGTGCCAGGCCAGCCCCTCGCGCCGGGCCAGCGCCAGCAGCGCCCCCGTCGCGACCGCCGAGGTCACCGGCGCCCACCGCCTGGCGACCCGGTTGTTGAGCACGTTCGCCGCCGCGAGCACCCCGAGACATCCCACCAGCGCAGGCTTCACCCGTCCTCCGTCCCCACCCTCGACGCCCCCGTCAGCATGCCGTACGACGCCTCAGCAGGTCCCCACACCCTCGTTGTAGCCGTGGGCGAAGTACTGCTGGCGCAGCTCGGGCGATCCGTGGGCGTCCGGCGCCCACCAGACGTCGG
Proteins encoded in this region:
- a CDS encoding response regulator transcription factor, producing MTARVLVVDDQAVVRDGLVLLLGLLPEIAVVGSAADGEAALRLVADERPDVVLMDLRMPRMDGVEATRRIRAGFPDTQVVVLTTYTDDESVFAALRAGARGFLTKSADAEEIARAVTTVMNGDAQLDPGVQRRLLNTVTAPPPEPPGPAAAPAPPPPDGLTPREAEVLRLIARGLSNAEIAAGLFISEATVKTHINNLFAKARLRDRAQAVAYAYRTGLADPREG
- a CDS encoding CPBP family glutamic-type intramembrane protease; this encodes MKPALVGCLGVLAAANVLNNRVARRWAPVTSAVATGALLALARREGLAWHELGFRDARAGAVTGGALAAGVAAVYAAGVALPGTRALFRDERALALSRRRVLEEALVQVPFGTVLLEEAGFRGVLPAVLGRSLPAGTAVAASAALFGLWHVLPAMDMARANPALGRLATGEAPDGASSGSGPAPGASSEPGPADGRRDGRAETGRLVAGTVVSTALAGLVFHGLRHRAGLLAPALLHLATNSLGYAAARVARRLDQPSRGSARPVR